The Dokdonella koreensis DS-123 genome has a segment encoding these proteins:
- a CDS encoding winged helix-turn-helix domain-containing protein produces MAHQATPAAYRCGDYTIIPAERRLLRAGEPLELEAKVFDLIVMLIENRDRALDKRTLAEALWGRRPVTDTALSQLVYKARRAFDDDGERQATIRTVYGRGLQWAAPTECLAAEPATAEPAVPVAEPAPTASAGAAPARRPARRARWLAAVGVLVLAAAVAALLALLSRQAPAPPLRLAMLPVENATGDASLDWVRNGLPGLIGSLIGETGAVDVGDALQTARAANFAPVGDASPQDRLRHATGATVVVGGRLRRIGENLYELALQVDGGGAAAHGDRLVVSATDVATLGVNAAPRILRLLGLQPPPARPESGPHGEDYFAQTFARGLDLAAQGDWTRAKPYFALCVQNAPDFLPAQLRLGEAEANTRDLARSDATLARLAEAAAQHEMPSLQAAALLALAENQFRRGDRRAALALIDRARGPAEQGADPEVRARLHLMAAQALAILERAPESAQDLRRGRELIERYGLRQRLAYLAHTEGLIAETRRDFPAQQAAAHRALAAAEALGDERTAIGQTYLLGRMLSWQERPFEALPLLVRAWQRAREAQMLHTQVVSGVEMAWVLAETGLYAEACAVTGTVLAALHDQSNRYWKAVATAADARCRRAGGDAAAGLAGYRAAWPLVDPREDPQLAALVLRYQALAAFVAEPAALPAIRTHLAQVATETDPAVFLHAGRLVDALAAAAAGERAAALAALEAERDDPDRDDPQRNEFNRVALRIAIAGGDPAVAALVTAGFDPDANNDAEVLRLFAEWSAAHGQGTAAERARARRADLERRAREALAAIEFTLPPPDTGPDGSGR; encoded by the coding sequence ATGGCCCACCAGGCGACACCTGCCGCGTACCGTTGCGGCGACTACACGATCATTCCCGCCGAACGCCGCCTGCTGCGCGCCGGCGAGCCGTTGGAGCTGGAAGCCAAGGTCTTCGACCTGATCGTGATGCTGATCGAGAACCGCGACCGCGCGCTCGACAAGCGCACGCTGGCCGAGGCGCTCTGGGGCCGGCGACCGGTCACCGATACCGCGCTCAGCCAGCTGGTCTACAAGGCACGGCGCGCGTTCGACGACGACGGCGAGCGCCAGGCGACGATCCGCACCGTCTACGGCCGCGGCCTGCAATGGGCGGCCCCCACCGAATGCCTCGCGGCCGAACCGGCGACGGCGGAGCCCGCGGTCCCCGTGGCGGAACCCGCGCCGACGGCGAGCGCCGGCGCGGCGCCGGCGCGGCGCCCGGCACGGCGCGCACGCTGGCTCGCCGCCGTCGGTGTCCTGGTCCTGGCGGCCGCCGTCGCGGCGCTGCTCGCGCTGCTGTCGCGCCAGGCCCCGGCACCGCCGTTGCGCCTGGCGATGCTGCCGGTCGAGAACGCCACCGGCGACGCCAGCCTGGACTGGGTCCGCAACGGCCTGCCGGGCCTGATCGGCAGCCTGATCGGCGAGACCGGCGCGGTGGACGTCGGCGACGCGCTGCAGACGGCACGGGCGGCCAACTTCGCACCGGTCGGCGACGCCTCGCCGCAGGACCGCCTGCGCCACGCCACCGGCGCGACGGTGGTGGTCGGCGGACGCCTGCGCCGCATCGGCGAGAACCTCTACGAACTGGCGTTGCAGGTGGACGGCGGCGGCGCGGCGGCCCACGGCGACCGCCTGGTGGTCAGCGCGACCGATGTCGCCACGCTCGGCGTCAACGCGGCACCGCGCATCCTGCGTCTGCTCGGGCTGCAGCCGCCGCCGGCGCGACCGGAATCCGGACCTCACGGCGAGGACTATTTCGCGCAGACCTTCGCCCGCGGCCTGGACCTGGCGGCCCAGGGCGACTGGACGCGCGCCAAGCCGTACTTCGCGCTGTGCGTGCAGAACGCGCCGGACTTCCTGCCGGCGCAGCTGCGCCTCGGCGAGGCGGAGGCCAATACGCGCGACCTCGCCCGCAGCGACGCCACCCTCGCGCGGCTGGCCGAGGCGGCCGCGCAGCACGAGATGCCGAGCTTGCAGGCCGCCGCGCTGCTGGCACTGGCCGAGAACCAGTTCCGTCGCGGCGATCGGCGCGCCGCCCTGGCCCTGATCGACCGCGCCCGCGGACCGGCCGAGCAAGGCGCCGATCCGGAGGTGCGCGCCCGGCTGCACCTGATGGCGGCGCAGGCGCTGGCGATCCTCGAACGCGCACCGGAGTCGGCGCAGGACCTGCGGCGCGGCCGCGAACTGATCGAGCGCTACGGCCTGCGCCAGCGCCTGGCGTACCTGGCCCACACCGAGGGCCTGATCGCCGAGACACGGCGCGACTTTCCGGCCCAGCAGGCGGCCGCGCACCGCGCGCTGGCCGCCGCCGAGGCGCTCGGCGACGAGCGCACCGCCATCGGCCAGACCTACCTGCTGGGGCGCATGCTGAGCTGGCAGGAGCGGCCGTTCGAGGCGCTGCCGCTGCTGGTGCGTGCCTGGCAGCGCGCACGCGAGGCGCAGATGCTGCACACGCAGGTGGTCAGCGGCGTCGAGATGGCCTGGGTGCTGGCCGAGACCGGCCTGTACGCCGAGGCCTGCGCGGTCACCGGAACCGTGCTGGCAGCGCTGCACGACCAGTCCAACCGCTACTGGAAGGCGGTGGCGACCGCGGCCGATGCACGCTGCCGGCGCGCCGGCGGCGACGCGGCCGCCGGCCTGGCCGGCTACCGGGCCGCCTGGCCGCTGGTCGACCCGCGCGAGGACCCGCAACTGGCCGCGCTGGTGCTGCGCTACCAGGCACTCGCGGCGTTCGTCGCCGAACCGGCGGCCCTGCCGGCGATCCGCACCCACCTGGCACAGGTCGCCACCGAGACCGACCCGGCGGTCTTTCTGCACGCCGGGCGGCTGGTCGACGCACTCGCCGCGGCCGCCGCCGGCGAGCGCGCGGCGGCGCTGGCGGCGCTCGAGGCCGAGCGCGACGATCCGGACCGGGACGATCCGCAACGCAACGAGTTCAACCGCGTCGCCCTGCGCATCGCGATCGCCGGCGGCGATCCGGCCGTCGCCGCCCTGGTCACCGCCGGCTTCGACCCGGACGCGAACAACGACGCCGAAGTGCTGCGCCTGTTCGCCGAGTGGTCCGCCGCGCACGGCCAGGGCACGGCCGCCGAACGTGCGCGTGCGCGGCGCGCCGACCTGGAGCGCCGCGCGCGCGAGGCACTGGCCGCGATCGAGTTCACGCTGCCGCCTCCGGACACCGGGCCGGATGGCAGCGGCCGCTGA
- a CDS encoding WD40/YVTN/BNR-like repeat-containing protein → MFATPAASKPLVLALVLAVPTVATAADWLPASGTGTCSATDVDFSDTRHGFAAGAFNCGLVTDDGGLTWTPIRVVPQQGQSLLFAHAADADTFYAARQNLYRSTDRGKTWTELAALGAAGGGSVFDIHFADAAHWVAAKGGQIHVTDDGGDSWTLAYPGEFNINFDELHFPDPQTGYATGGIVRSSGELGTVLRSDDAGASWTLLTFPHGKITAADFIDADHGIVATQSQGLFETLDGAQTWTSIAASPDVTPIIDLVHRGTHWYAATYAGCVHESFDNARTWQESYCDPAERALAALSARGGAIVAAGNDGVAVFEERILRDGFEEPQAPRF, encoded by the coding sequence ATGTTCGCCACACCTGCTGCTTCCAAGCCCCTCGTCCTGGCCCTGGTCCTGGCCGTGCCGACGGTCGCCACCGCCGCCGACTGGCTGCCGGCGTCCGGCACCGGCACCTGCTCGGCCACCGACGTGGATTTCTCCGACACGCGCCACGGCTTCGCGGCCGGCGCCTTCAACTGCGGCCTGGTCACCGACGACGGCGGCCTGACCTGGACCCCGATCCGGGTGGTGCCGCAACAGGGGCAGAGCCTGCTGTTCGCCCATGCTGCCGATGCCGACACGTTCTACGCGGCCCGCCAGAACCTGTACCGCAGCACCGACCGCGGCAAGACCTGGACCGAGCTGGCCGCGCTCGGCGCCGCCGGCGGCGGCAGCGTCTTCGACATCCATTTCGCGGATGCCGCGCACTGGGTCGCGGCCAAGGGCGGCCAGATCCACGTGACCGACGACGGCGGCGACAGCTGGACGCTGGCCTACCCGGGCGAGTTCAACATCAACTTCGACGAGTTGCACTTCCCCGACCCGCAGACCGGCTACGCCACCGGCGGCATCGTGCGCAGCTCCGGCGAACTCGGCACGGTGCTGCGCAGCGACGATGCCGGCGCCAGCTGGACGCTGCTGACCTTCCCGCACGGCAAGATCACCGCGGCGGACTTCATCGACGCGGACCACGGCATCGTCGCCACCCAGAGCCAGGGCCTGTTCGAGACTCTCGACGGCGCGCAGACCTGGACCTCCATTGCCGCCAGCCCGGACGTGACGCCGATCATCGACCTGGTCCATCGCGGTACGCATTGGTATGCGGCCACCTATGCCGGCTGCGTGCACGAGTCCTTCGACAACGCACGCACCTGGCAGGAAAGCTATTGCGATCCGGCCGAGCGGGCGCTGGCGGCGCTCAGCGCCCGTGGCGGCGCGATCGTGGCGGCCGGCAACGACGGCGTGGCGGTGTTCGAGGAACGCATCCTGCGCGACGGCTTCGAGGAGCCCCAGGCGCCCCGGTTCTGA
- a CDS encoding RNA polymerase sigma factor, which translates to MHAGEAAELVRYVAAARAGEQPAFAYLHRRFLPLVHGVMIAHVGPAQADDLCQECFIAAFGALSGLKDAAAFPAWLYRIAQRTATRARAQPWVPLDGTEPADAGQDPQRLTEAERVLAALHRLPEAYRETVALRLVEGLTGPEIAALCGLTPDSVRVNLHRGVRRLRALLDITPEEDRHGQA; encoded by the coding sequence ATGCACGCAGGCGAAGCCGCCGAGCTGGTCCGGTACGTCGCCGCCGCGCGCGCCGGCGAGCAGCCGGCGTTCGCCTATCTGCACCGGCGCTTCCTGCCCCTGGTGCACGGCGTGATGATCGCGCACGTCGGTCCTGCCCAGGCCGACGACCTGTGCCAGGAGTGCTTCATCGCGGCCTTCGGCGCGCTGTCCGGACTGAAGGACGCCGCCGCGTTCCCGGCGTGGCTGTACCGCATCGCCCAGCGGACCGCCACGCGCGCCCGCGCGCAGCCCTGGGTGCCGCTGGACGGGACCGAGCCGGCCGACGCCGGCCAGGACCCGCAGCGGCTGACCGAAGCCGAGCGCGTGCTGGCCGCGCTCCATCGGCTGCCCGAGGCCTATCGCGAGACCGTCGCGCTGCGCCTGGTCGAGGGCCTGACCGGCCCGGAGATCGCCGCGCTGTGCGGACTCACGCCCGACTCGGTCCGCGTCAATCTTCACCGCGGCGTGCGTCGCCTGCGCGCGCTGCTCGACATCACGCCCGAGGAGGACCGTCATGGCCAAGCATGA